In Odontesthes bonariensis isolate fOdoBon6 chromosome 9, fOdoBon6.hap1, whole genome shotgun sequence, the following proteins share a genomic window:
- the mrps22 gene encoding small ribosomal subunit protein mS22, translated as MAALGTSRYLFRSYSRVKNVQRSKQAFMRCSVRTFCSDTHENAPTDNAKPQFTDPAVQDILTRITGLDLQKVFRPIKQELKPPTYKLMTDEQLEQAFQVATEQAKKMLQMPPVLSERKPINDVLAEDRILDGMDTAKFAFTDITYNIPHRERFIVVREPDGTLRKATWEERDRLVQVYFPKEGRKLTAPLIFKEENLKMVFSQDRHEDVLDLCLVQFEPDSSDYIRVHAATYEDLDKHGKYELLRSTRHFGGMAWYLVSARRVDGLIVDMLKNELLQDAVSLVSLFHTVHPHSESAQEAASQQATGTDLLKIYAQRESQRSGYIELALQTFEQKAADGSAA; from the exons ATGGCGGCGCTCGGTACATCGCGGTACCTGTTTCGGAGCTACTCTCGGGTGAAAAATGTGCAGAGGAGTAAGCAAGCGTTCATGAGGTGTAGTGTAAGGACGTTTTGTAGTGATACACACGAAAACG CCCCCACAGACAATGCAAAGCCCCAGTTCACAGATCCAGCTGTGCAGGACATCCTCACTAGGATAACAGGCCTGGACCTGCAGAAAGTGTTCCGACCCATTAAACAGGAGCTGAAGCCACCCACATATAAACTTATGACGGATGAGCAGCTGGAGCAG GCGTTCCAGGTGGCCACAGAGCAAGCTAAGAAGATGCTGCAGATGCCCCCCGTTCTTTCAGAGAGGAAGCCCATCAACGATGTGCTGGCTGAGGATAGGATCCTGGATGGCATGGACACAGCCAAATTCGCCTTCACAGACATCACCTACAACATCCCACACAGG GAAAGGTTCATAGTTGTACGGGAGCCTGACGGAACTCTTAGGAAGGCAACCTGGGAGGAGAGAGACCGGCTTGTTCAGGTCTACTTCCCCAAGGAGGGACGCAAGCTGACAGCACCTCTCATCTTCAAAGAGGAGAACCTCAAG atGGTGTTCTCTCAGGACCGTCATGAAGATGTGTTGGACTTGTGTCTGGTCCAATTTGAACCAGATTCTTCAGACTACATCAGA GTGCATGCGGCCACATATGAGGACCtggacaagcatggcaaatatgAACTGCTGCGATCCACCAGGCACTTTGGAGGCATGGCCTGGTACCTCGTCAGTGCTCGCAGGGTGGATGGGCTCATAGTGGACATGCTGAAGAATGAGTT GCTCCAGGATGCTGTGAGCCTCGTGTCTCTGTTCCACACAGTGCATCCCCACAGTGAGTCAGCTCAGGAAGCTGCCAGCCAACAGGCCACTGGCACCGACCTTCTTAAG ATCTATGCCCAGAGGGAGTCCCAAAGGTCAGGCTACATTGAGCTGGCTCTGCAGACGTTCGAGCAGAAGGCTGCTGACGGCTCAGCTGCCTAA